The following are encoded in a window of Caldicellulosiruptor danielii genomic DNA:
- the pgeF gene encoding peptidoglycan editing factor PgeF, which yields MGFLKESINGVEIFRISEFEDYGIEGFFTTRQAFGHDNFNLSYKWTERKEEVDKNFRVFFEVLQIDQRNIFYAKQVHKNDIIIVERGFDFFEYNQKTEADGLITNVPGITLITMHADCFPVYIFDTKKRVISLVHSGWRGSLQHVTENALQVMKKKFLSSVEDLLVAIGPGICERHFEVGKDIYEMFLREFGDEVCLELNESFFVDLKKAILLDLKKNGIKSCQIISCDMCTYEEQDLFFSYRRDHKNPEKLGSMVAILRMVRR from the coding sequence ATGGGATTTTTAAAAGAGAGTATAAATGGAGTAGAGATATTTAGAATCAGTGAATTTGAAGATTATGGTATAGAGGGTTTTTTCACAACACGACAGGCTTTTGGACATGATAATTTTAATCTGAGCTATAAATGGACAGAACGAAAAGAGGAGGTAGACAAAAACTTTCGCGTTTTTTTTGAAGTATTGCAAATAGACCAGAGAAATATTTTCTACGCAAAGCAGGTTCATAAAAATGATATAATAATTGTAGAAAGAGGGTTTGATTTTTTTGAGTATAATCAAAAGACAGAGGCAGACGGACTTATAACCAATGTCCCTGGAATTACACTTATAACAATGCATGCCGATTGTTTTCCTGTTTATATTTTTGATACAAAAAAAAGAGTAATTTCTCTGGTTCATTCTGGTTGGAGAGGGTCTTTGCAGCATGTAACCGAAAATGCCCTACAGGTTATGAAGAAAAAATTTTTATCATCAGTTGAAGATTTACTTGTGGCAATTGGTCCAGGGATATGTGAAAGACATTTTGAGGTGGGTAAAGATATTTACGAGATGTTTTTGAGAGAGTTTGGAGATGAGGTTTGTTTGGAGTTAAATGAAAGTTTTTTTGTCGATTTGAAAAAAGCAATTTTGCTTGACTTGAAGAAGAATGGTATTAAGAGCTGTCAGATTATATCTTGTGATATGTGCACATATGAAGAACAAGACCTATTCTTTTCGTACAGAAGAGACCACAAAAACCCAGAGAAATTGGGGAGTATGGTGGCAATCTTGAGGATGGTGAGAAGGTAA
- the phoU gene encoding phosphate signaling complex protein PhoU, with product MTRPTFENELKEIHLDILKMGAMAEEAINKAILALKTKDVELAQRIIDNDDKIDELTEEIEKKCAIVIATQQPLASDLRLIITAMRIATDIERIADHAEDISQITLKLAKEDYVKPLIDIPKMAEITRSMLKDALDSYVNSDIELAKSVVKRDDLVDTMYQNLIDELEQIMKENSAAVSQCIQFLLVIKYLERIADHSTNIAEWVVYKITGMHKHEWEGREEKTK from the coding sequence ATGACAAGACCAACATTTGAAAATGAGCTCAAAGAAATCCATCTTGATATTCTCAAGATGGGAGCTATGGCAGAAGAGGCTATAAACAAAGCAATTTTGGCACTTAAGACAAAAGATGTTGAACTTGCGCAGAGAATAATAGATAACGATGATAAGATTGATGAGCTTACAGAAGAGATAGAGAAAAAATGTGCTATTGTTATTGCCACCCAGCAGCCACTTGCAAGCGACCTAAGGCTCATAATAACTGCAATGAGAATTGCAACAGATATTGAAAGGATTGCAGATCACGCAGAGGATATCTCTCAGATAACACTCAAGCTTGCAAAAGAGGATTATGTAAAACCTTTAATTGACATTCCTAAAATGGCTGAAATCACTCGTTCGATGTTGAAAGATGCTTTAGATTCATATGTAAATTCTGATATAGAACTTGCAAAGTCTGTTGTAAAGCGTGATGATTTGGTTGACACAATGTATCAAAACCTTATTGATGAGCTTGAGCAAATAATGAAAGAAAATTCGGCAGCAGTTTCCCAGTGTATCCAATTTTTGTTGGTTATTAAATACTTGGAGAGAATTGCAGACCATTCTACCAACATAGCCGAGTGGGTTGTGTACAAGATAACAGGTATGCATAAACATGAATGGGAAGGCAGGGAAGAGAAAACAAAGTGA
- a CDS encoding QueT transporter family protein: MGRQGRENKVKKKIEIDSRVIARAALIAALYFVLTAFLPAISYGPLQIRISEALTLLPAMMPISATIGLFVGCFLANLYGMVVSITGIYDVIFGSLATLAAALLTTRIKKKPFLPLPTVIVNAVVVSSYIWQYFIDSLKIEWLKNLSPIVRYLFTVISIGMGEAIATYFLGLPLFIELEKQLNGKKLL, translated from the coding sequence ATGGGAAGGCAGGGAAGAGAAAACAAAGTGAAAAAGAAAATTGAGATTGACAGTAGAGTAATTGCAAGGGCTGCCCTGATTGCAGCGCTATATTTTGTTTTAACCGCGTTTTTGCCAGCTATATCATATGGACCACTGCAGATAAGAATATCAGAGGCTCTAACTCTTCTTCCTGCCATGATGCCAATTTCAGCCACCATTGGTCTGTTTGTGGGGTGTTTTTTAGCAAACTTGTATGGTATGGTAGTGAGTATAACAGGCATATATGATGTTATTTTTGGTTCTCTTGCGACACTGGCAGCTGCGCTGCTTACAACCAGAATAAAGAAAAAACCTTTTTTACCTCTGCCTACTGTTATAGTAAATGCTGTGGTTGTATCATCTTATATATGGCAATATTTTATAGACAGCTTGAAAATTGAATGGTTAAAAAATTTAAGTCCAATTGTCAGATATCTTTTTACAGTAATTTCTATTGGGATGGGAGAGGCAATTGCCACATACTTTTTAGGTCTGCCTTTATTTATTGAACTTGAAAAACAGCTAAATGGCAAAAAACTTTTATAA
- a CDS encoding ATP-grasp domain-containing protein: MRGILLYNREDFYKNKWFAEKFIDNAKQLNMEIKLILTDEINLIIDRDKLLITHRGEELLKPDFVINRSRDSVIGYHFQIIGSTVFNSPQITEVCNNKARTHQIVNSHGIPSVKTLICNRKYFSPSYVELKFPIVIKSTSGHGGLEVYKANCMNELLDKISILREDEFILQELCSNPGKDVRVYVIGKEVIASVIRYSIDDFRANISLGGNSSVYNLSEKELEIVNKIINIFDFDFVGIDFILDSDNNLLFNEIEDVVGTRALYKHYSFDITKKFLEYIKNELIERKTNNK, translated from the coding sequence ATGAGAGGGATATTACTATATAACAGAGAAGATTTCTATAAAAATAAGTGGTTTGCAGAAAAATTTATAGATAATGCTAAACAACTAAATATGGAGATTAAATTAATATTAACTGACGAAATTAATCTTATTATAGACAGAGATAAATTACTAATAACACATAGAGGAGAAGAATTACTTAAACCAGATTTTGTTATTAACAGAAGTAGAGATAGTGTTATTGGTTATCATTTTCAAATAATAGGTTCAACAGTTTTCAATTCTCCGCAAATTACTGAAGTGTGCAATAATAAAGCTAGGACTCATCAAATTGTAAACAGTCATGGTATACCCTCTGTAAAAACCTTGATTTGTAACAGAAAATATTTTTCACCAAGTTATGTAGAATTAAAGTTTCCTATTGTTATAAAATCTACAAGTGGACATGGAGGGCTTGAAGTATATAAAGCAAATTGTATGAATGAGTTGTTAGATAAAATTTCTATATTAAGAGAAGATGAATTTATCTTGCAGGAATTGTGTTCAAATCCTGGAAAAGATGTTAGGGTGTATGTTATTGGAAAAGAAGTAATTGCATCTGTAATTAGATATTCTATAGATGATTTTAGAGCTAATATTTCATTAGGAGGCAATTCTAGTGTGTATAATTTGAGCGAGAAAGAGTTAGAAATAGTTAATAAAATCATTAATATATTCGATTTTGATTTTGTGGGGATAGATTTTATATTAGATTCAGATAACAATCTGCTTTTTAATGAAATTGAAGATGTTGTCGGGACGCGTGCTTTATACAAACATTACAGTTTTGATATTACAAAGAAATTTCTCGAATATATAAAAAATGAATTAATAGAAAGAAAAACAAATAATAAATAG
- a CDS encoding sensor histidine kinase, which produces MRSKLFGYTLLVVVVITLLQGILSYEAYKNVYIDENKRWLVAKINEVEKYIWSFDIEKLKEIYDKGYFRVTIVSGNGIVLYDSEADVKKMENHLRRPEIANANKVFGKVEFSIRKSKTLGHYFLYAAKKVKINDTEIFIRVSVLLDKVDSILKKVLFNTLKFAIICTFLGIALALGISSVLYQPLKGLISLISEGLEKFSIHDVRSTKDLRWLSLSFSRIYQLLEEKINESNVLRKRLTSLLDSLDIGIIFFDVNKRILMFNRGAENILETNLKVGFSLLECVRVYELFEFLFQQDINEREIEVSIHNKSKFLKVSKKKITYEDDKEGVLFILSDVTFLKKLERIRSDFVANVSHELKTPLTSIKGFVETLKDGAIDDKDIAIKFLNIVEVEVERLVRLINDLLYLSEIENVAMPILEEKVVIEEVMTESIELLKIKAEKKNIQLDVKVQEGLEMNIYRDWLKQIFINLIDNAIVYNKENGKVWVTVEKSDSIVVIKVKDTGIGIPEREIERVFERFYRVDKGRSRKLGGTGLGLSIVKHIVELYGGKVWVESQEGIGSEFTVTIPIGKKADLHQ; this is translated from the coding sequence ATGAGGTCAAAGCTTTTTGGTTACACTTTATTGGTTGTGGTAGTCATTACACTTCTTCAAGGAATTCTTTCTTATGAGGCTTATAAAAATGTATATATAGACGAAAACAAAAGATGGCTTGTTGCTAAAATAAATGAAGTGGAGAAGTACATTTGGTCTTTTGACATTGAAAAGCTAAAAGAAATCTATGACAAGGGGTATTTTAGAGTAACCATTGTAAGTGGTAATGGAATTGTTCTTTACGACTCTGAAGCAGATGTGAAAAAAATGGAAAATCACTTAAGAAGACCAGAGATTGCAAATGCTAATAAAGTTTTTGGAAAAGTAGAGTTTTCAATAAGGAAAAGCAAAACACTGGGACATTACTTTTTGTATGCAGCCAAAAAGGTTAAAATTAACGATACGGAGATTTTTATAAGAGTTTCAGTCTTGCTTGACAAAGTTGACTCAATTTTGAAAAAAGTCTTGTTTAATACTCTAAAATTTGCAATTATATGTACTTTTCTGGGTATCGCATTAGCGTTGGGGATATCATCTGTTTTATATCAGCCATTAAAAGGTCTAATTTCGCTTATTTCAGAAGGTCTTGAAAAGTTCAGCATACATGATGTAAGAAGTACTAAGGATTTGAGATGGCTGAGTCTAAGCTTTTCAAGGATCTATCAGCTTTTAGAAGAAAAAATAAACGAATCTAACGTATTGAGAAAAAGACTCACTTCTCTTTTAGACTCATTAGACATTGGTATAATCTTTTTTGATGTGAATAAACGAATACTCATGTTCAACAGGGGAGCAGAAAACATTCTTGAAACTAACCTCAAGGTTGGATTTAGTTTGCTTGAGTGTGTAAGAGTATATGAACTTTTCGAGTTTCTTTTCCAGCAGGATATAAATGAAAGAGAGATAGAAGTTAGCATCCATAATAAATCAAAATTTTTAAAAGTAAGCAAGAAAAAAATTACATATGAAGACGATAAAGAAGGGGTACTTTTTATACTAAGTGATGTTACTTTTTTGAAAAAGTTAGAAAGAATTCGGTCTGACTTTGTGGCAAATGTCTCACATGAACTAAAAACACCACTTACTTCAATAAAGGGTTTTGTAGAAACACTTAAAGATGGTGCAATTGATGATAAAGATATTGCCATTAAGTTTCTCAACATTGTTGAGGTTGAAGTAGAAAGGCTTGTGAGACTCATCAATGACCTTCTCTATCTTTCGGAAATAGAAAATGTGGCAATGCCCATTTTAGAAGAAAAAGTGGTGATTGAAGAAGTTATGACAGAAAGCATTGAACTTTTAAAAATAAAAGCTGAGAAGAAGAATATTCAACTTGATGTAAAGGTCCAAGAGGGTCTTGAGATGAACATATATCGCGATTGGCTAAAGCAGATTTTTATAAATCTAATAGACAATGCAATTGTTTATAATAAAGAAAATGGGAAAGTATGGGTAACAGTGGAGAAATCAGATAGTATAGTAGTTATAAAGGTTAAAGATACAGGGATTGGAATTCCTGAAAGAGAGATTGAGAGAGTATTTGAAAGATTTTACAGAGTGGATAAGGGAAGGTCAAGAAAGCTTGGAGGCACAGGTTTAGGTCTTTCTATTGTAAAACACATAGTAGAGCTTTATGGAGGAAAAGTTTGGGTTGAAAGTCAGGAAGGTATAGGCAGTGAATTTACAGTAACAATCCCAATTGGAAAAAAGGCTGACCTACATCAATAG
- a CDS encoding ATP-grasp domain-containing protein: MFKIYGWLVYNGSLQSEKFLEINMIYKETAEKKGICLDLIKNNEIYCLIENGVCSVKINILKKNPDFVLFLDKDVRLAKQLEKLGYRLFNSAKTIELCDDKILTYQVLSDNGIKLPKTLFSPLMFYETDDNDFINFIEKEFKYPIVIKEAFGSFGQQVYLAENKEQLISLRKRLYLKPHLYQEFIHTSRGKDVRLHVVGDKVVASMLRVSENDFRANISSGAKMYKYQPPANFIETAIKASKLVGADFSGVDILFGENDQPIVCEINSNAHIKNIYECTGINVSEYIFDYILQELKYNERDITI, encoded by the coding sequence ATGTTTAAAATATATGGTTGGTTGGTTTATAATGGAAGCTTACAGTCAGAAAAGTTTTTAGAAATAAACATGATATACAAAGAAACTGCAGAAAAGAAGGGTATTTGTTTAGATTTAATAAAAAACAATGAAATTTATTGTTTAATTGAAAACGGAGTATGCTCTGTAAAAATTAATATTTTAAAAAAAAATCCAGATTTCGTACTTTTTTTAGATAAAGATGTTAGATTAGCAAAGCAATTAGAAAAACTGGGATATAGGCTTTTTAATAGTGCCAAAACAATAGAATTATGTGATGATAAGATATTAACATATCAAGTGCTTTCTGATAATGGAATCAAACTGCCAAAAACCTTATTTTCCCCTTTAATGTTTTATGAGACTGATGATAATGATTTTATAAATTTTATTGAAAAAGAATTCAAGTATCCAATCGTTATAAAAGAGGCTTTTGGTTCTTTTGGTCAGCAAGTTTATTTAGCAGAAAACAAAGAGCAATTGATATCATTAAGAAAAAGACTTTATTTAAAACCACATTTATATCAAGAGTTTATTCATACTAGCCGAGGTAAAGATGTCAGGCTGCACGTGGTAGGCGATAAAGTGGTTGCATCGATGCTTAGAGTTTCTGAAAATGATTTTAGAGCGAATATATCAAGTGGAGCTAAGATGTATAAATACCAGCCTCCTGCCAATTTTATTGAGACAGCTATAAAAGCTTCTAAATTGGTAGGCGCAGATTTTTCTGGCGTGGATATATTGTTTGGTGAAAATGACCAGCCAATTGTTTGTGAAATAAACTCAAATGCACACATAAAAAATATTTATGAATGTACTGGTATTAATGTATCTGAATATATTTTTGATTACATATTGCAGGAGTTGAAATATAATGAGAGGGATATTACTATATAA
- a CDS encoding DUF47 domain-containing protein yields the protein MWSIIPKENQFFVLLENAVENAYQSAVMLNQLLNNLSNMHELISKLEKAENNGDDITHQVIELLNKTFITPLDREDLFAIIKEIDNIVDSLETVAHRFEIYNVDTVKPEAKILSEMIINCTKELKGVVENLKDLKNTKLIKEKIIEVNRIEDEGDIVYRNAIKKLFVKNRDKPIEVIIWKEIYGFLEDTLDACEDVANVIEGVVTKNA from the coding sequence ATGTGGAGTATAATTCCAAAAGAAAATCAGTTTTTTGTTTTATTAGAAAATGCTGTTGAAAATGCTTATCAATCAGCAGTGATGTTAAATCAGCTCCTCAATAACCTCTCAAATATGCATGAGCTAATCTCAAAGCTTGAAAAAGCTGAAAACAATGGGGATGATATTACCCACCAAGTGATTGAACTTCTCAACAAAACTTTTATCACACCTCTTGACAGAGAAGATTTGTTTGCAATAATCAAAGAGATTGACAACATTGTCGATTCGCTCGAAACAGTTGCTCATAGATTTGAAATCTATAACGTAGACACCGTCAAGCCTGAGGCAAAGATCCTATCAGAGATGATCATAAACTGCACAAAAGAATTAAAAGGAGTTGTGGAAAACTTAAAGGATTTAAAAAATACCAAACTCATAAAAGAAAAAATAATAGAAGTAAATAGAATTGAAGATGAAGGTGATATTGTGTACAGAAACGCAATCAAAAAACTTTTTGTCAAAAATAGGGACAAGCCTATCGAAGTAATTATCTGGAAAGAAATTTATGGCTTTTTGGAAGACACGCTTGATGCGTGCGAAGATGTAGCAAATGTAATAGAAGGAGTTGTGACAAAAAATGCATAA
- a CDS encoding response regulator transcription factor — translation MKNILIVDDEQHILELLRFNLRKEGYNTFEADSGVLALEILKHNKVDLVILDIMMSDKDGYEVLKEIRFNKDTKNLPVILLSAKSEEIDKILGLELGADDYITKPFSVKELVVRVKALLRRVESLKSEIEDKVKFGDVEVDFSKRTVRKNNQDVSLSFKEFELLKLLIENRGRVLDRDFILQRVWGYEFDGDTRTVDVHIRFLRRKLEDDEKNPRYIETVRGVGYRFNERSE, via the coding sequence ATGAAGAATATTTTAATAGTTGATGATGAGCAGCATATTCTTGAGCTTCTTAGATTTAATCTTAGAAAAGAAGGATATAATACATTTGAAGCAGACAGTGGAGTACTGGCACTGGAGATTTTAAAGCATAACAAAGTTGACCTTGTCATACTTGATATTATGATGAGTGACAAGGACGGATATGAAGTTTTAAAAGAAATTCGATTTAACAAAGATACAAAGAATCTACCAGTGATTTTGCTGTCTGCAAAATCTGAAGAAATTGATAAGATACTTGGGCTTGAGCTTGGTGCAGATGACTATATAACAAAGCCTTTTAGTGTAAAAGAGCTGGTTGTAAGAGTGAAGGCGCTTTTGAGAAGAGTTGAGAGTTTAAAGTCTGAGATTGAAGATAAAGTCAAGTTTGGAGATGTAGAAGTAGACTTTTCAAAAAGAACTGTCAGGAAAAATAATCAGGATGTATCTCTTTCGTTCAAAGAATTTGAGCTTCTGAAGCTTCTTATCGAAAATAGAGGCAGGGTATTGGACAGAGACTTTATTTTGCAAAGGGTATGGGGATATGAGTTTGATGGAGATACACGAACTGTTGATGTACACATAAGGTTTTTGAGGAGAAAACTTGAGGACGATGAGAAAAATCCGCGTTACATAGAAACGGTCAGGGGCGTAGGATACAGGTTTAATGAAAGGTCTGAGTAA
- the pstB gene encoding phosphate ABC transporter ATP-binding protein PstB, translated as MVIIETKDLNLYYGENHALKNINIKINEKAITALIGPSGCGKSTFLRTLNRMNDLIENVKIEGNVYFEGKDIYKEIDVITLRKKIGMVFQKPNPFPMSIYDNVAYGPRIHGIKKKEVLDEIVENSLKKAYLWDEVKDRLKKSAFSLSGGQQQRLCIARVLAVEPEVILLDEPTSALDPISTLKIEELLEQLKKNYTIIIVTHNMQQAARISDFTGFFLNGELIEFDKTITIFNTPRDKRTEDYITGRFG; from the coding sequence ATGGTAATAATAGAAACAAAGGATTTGAATCTATATTATGGTGAAAACCATGCTCTGAAAAATATAAACATAAAGATAAACGAAAAAGCTATTACTGCATTAATAGGACCATCTGGCTGTGGAAAATCTACTTTCTTGAGGACCTTAAATAGAATGAATGACCTTATTGAAAACGTTAAAATAGAAGGAAATGTATATTTTGAAGGCAAAGACATCTACAAAGAGATTGATGTTATCACACTCAGAAAAAAAATTGGAATGGTATTTCAAAAACCAAATCCATTCCCAATGAGCATATATGACAATGTAGCGTATGGGCCAAGAATTCATGGTATTAAAAAGAAAGAAGTACTTGATGAGATTGTAGAAAACAGTCTTAAAAAAGCCTATCTGTGGGACGAAGTAAAGGATAGGCTGAAAAAAAGTGCATTTTCACTCTCTGGAGGTCAGCAGCAAAGACTTTGTATTGCAAGGGTTTTGGCAGTCGAGCCTGAGGTAATTTTGCTTGATGAACCAACATCTGCCCTTGACCCAATTTCAACATTAAAGATAGAGGAGCTTTTAGAGCAGCTTAAGAAAAACTACACAATAATAATAGTTACTCACAATATGCAACAGGCTGCTCGAATTTCTGATTTCACAGGATTTTTCTTAAATGGAGAGCTTATAGAATTTGACAAGACAATCACTATATTTAATACTCCACGGGACAAAAGAACAGAGGACTATATTACCGGCAGGTTCGGATAA
- a CDS encoding inorganic phosphate transporter, whose product MHNIPLNLLLIIILALTFDFINGFHDTANAIATSVSTRVLTPRTAIFMSAVFNFFGAMINTEVAKTIGHGIVDPRFVTQNLVLAAVIAAIVWDLITWWWGIPSSSSHAIIGGLVGAAIASTKSFADINWIGFIKKIVLPLIVSPILGFVFGYLFMMFLYILFAKVHPTIVNRYFSKLQILSAMWMAYSHGSNDAQKSMGIITMALVGSGILNEFVVPDWVKFACALAMALGTSVGGWRIIKTMGIKIIKLAPINGFAAETGAALTIQFATHIGAPVSTTHVISSSIMGVGACKKFSAVRWGVARNIVIAWVFTIPMCAILGALISILINWRA is encoded by the coding sequence ATGCATAACATACCGCTTAATTTACTTTTAATAATCATTTTAGCACTGACTTTTGACTTTATAAACGGCTTTCATGACACAGCAAATGCTATTGCAACATCAGTTTCAACAAGAGTGTTGACGCCGCGCACTGCCATATTTATGTCAGCAGTATTTAACTTCTTTGGTGCGATGATAAACACAGAGGTTGCAAAGACAATTGGCCATGGAATAGTTGACCCAAGATTTGTTACACAAAACCTTGTGCTTGCGGCTGTAATTGCAGCAATTGTGTGGGACTTGATTACATGGTGGTGGGGAATACCTTCTTCTTCGTCACATGCAATAATTGGTGGTCTTGTGGGTGCTGCAATTGCCTCAACAAAATCATTTGCCGATATAAATTGGATAGGGTTTATCAAAAAGATTGTTCTTCCTTTGATTGTATCTCCTATCTTGGGTTTTGTATTTGGATATTTATTTATGATGTTTCTTTACATATTGTTCGCCAAAGTACATCCAACAATTGTGAATAGATACTTCTCAAAGCTCCAAATACTCTCTGCAATGTGGATGGCATATAGTCATGGTTCAAACGACGCTCAAAAGTCCATGGGAATAATAACCATGGCACTGGTAGGAAGTGGAATTTTGAATGAATTTGTTGTACCTGACTGGGTTAAATTTGCCTGTGCTCTTGCCATGGCTTTGGGTACATCAGTAGGTGGCTGGCGAATAATTAAAACAATGGGAATAAAGATAATAAAACTTGCACCAATAAACGGCTTTGCAGCAGAAACTGGTGCAGCACTAACAATCCAGTTTGCAACTCATATTGGTGCACCAGTTTCCACCACTCATGTTATTTCGTCTTCTATTATGGGAGTAGGTGCATGTAAAAAGTTTTCAGCTGTTAGATGGGGAGTTGCAAGAAACATTGTTATTGCATGGGTTTTTACAATCCCAATGTGTGCTATTTTGGGAGCTCTCATTTCTATCTTAATCAATTGGAGAGCATAG
- the fsa gene encoding fructose-6-phosphate aldolase — translation MKLFIDTANINEIKEAYSWGIICGVTTNPSLIAKEGRDFKEVVNEICSIVNGPISAEVISLKAEGMIEEAKDLAKIHKNIVIKIPMTAEGLKAVSVLSKEGIKTNVTLIFSAAQALLAAKAGATYVSPFVGRLDDIGQNGIELIKEIVQIFKNYPDIKTEIIAASIRHPIHVIEAAKAGAHIATVPFKVLEQMTKHALTDVGIERFLKDWEKVPKKS, via the coding sequence ATGAAACTTTTTATTGATACTGCTAATATAAACGAAATAAAAGAAGCGTATTCATGGGGAATAATTTGTGGTGTCACCACAAATCCTTCTCTGATTGCCAAAGAGGGCAGGGATTTTAAAGAAGTGGTCAATGAGATTTGTTCTATTGTAAACGGTCCAATCTCTGCAGAGGTAATTTCTCTCAAAGCAGAAGGTATGATTGAAGAAGCAAAAGATTTAGCAAAGATTCATAAAAATATAGTTATTAAAATTCCAATGACTGCCGAAGGGCTCAAAGCTGTATCAGTTCTTTCAAAAGAAGGTATTAAGACAAATGTTACTCTCATCTTCTCAGCGGCTCAGGCACTTTTAGCTGCGAAGGCTGGTGCAACTTATGTGTCACCATTTGTCGGAAGACTTGATGATATTGGACAAAATGGTATAGAGCTTATAAAGGAGATAGTCCAGATATTTAAAAACTATCCTGATATTAAAACAGAGATAATTGCAGCAAGTATTAGACATCCTATACATGTTATTGAAGCTGCGAAAGCGGGTGCTCATATAGCAACAGTGCCGTTCAAAGTTTTAGAGCAGATGACAAAACATGCTCTGACTGATGTTGGTATTGAGAGATTTTTAAAAGACTGGGAAAAGGTACCCAAGAAGAGTTAA